The Paenibacillus sp. RC334 nucleotide sequence GGTATTCCGCAATACTTCCAGTTGAATGTGGCAGGGAAACGGTAACACTAAAGGCCCCATTCTGATCCGTATAAGCTGTGCCTGTACGAGTGCGATTGCCGCTGCCTTCAGTCCAGTTCTGATTCAACCATGTCATATCAACAGGCGCATTTGCAACAGGATAATTATCAGTTGTAGTAACGACACCCTTCACAGTAAAATCACTAGTTCCAGTAACACGGTAATGACGACCGTAAGAATAGGTTGGGTAGTCATTAGGGCCATTTTTAGAAGAGTCGTAACCGTTAATTACAATTTTTCCAGCCCGAAGTACCGGTTTAAGTGTTAGTGTATACAAATGGTCAGCTGAATACTGATTGGTTGTGTATACTCGTACATAGTAGGTTCCAGTATTTAAAGTAACATTGTGATTCGTTTGCGGGAGAAGCACCATCTGGTTGCCGCTGAGAGCTCCATAAACTTCCGCTTTGTAACCGTAGCTTTCCGAGGTACTATCCAGCTTTACATTTAATGCATCATAATTGCGGCTCGCAGGGATCGTGATTTGATACCAGTCGTTATCAATGCCTGAATGGATGGAACGTGAGTTAAGGGAAGATCCACCCGTACTAAAGGTAAAGTTATAAGCATGAAAAGCGCTCTCATCCGGCTCATATGCATCGTAGCTGGAACTTGTATCGACAGTCAGATAGAAGGGAGCATTAATGCTAGAGCCTTTCTTGGCATGAACTGCAATCGCATAAGCCTTTTCGGATCCGATAGCGTTGCGTGCTCCTACGTTTTCGGGAAGTGATGCAGCCCCCTGTTCATAATTGTTAAAATAAGTACCGTAGGTAGAAGCGTCTATTGGATTGGGGTTGATGTCACCTGTCGTCATATCAAACTCGTATAAGTATAAGTCATAATCAAGCTGTGCTGAAAATGGACCATCCAGCTGAGCCTGCAACAATTCGCCAGGCTGCAAATAGATCGGATATAAAAATTGTGTACCTCCCTCTTCTGTAATCGTACCGGAATACGTAGCAGAAGAAGCTGTGGCTGCCGCTGGGCTTGCTTTCAGAGAAGGAACAGTTTCTTTTTTTCAATGAGGGTGTCTCCGGTGTCTTGAAGTTGAGATCTTCCTTCATTGCATACACCGAAGAAGTAATACTGTCCGGCTTGTCTGCCCGCGTTAGCTGCTTAATGACGCTTTCATTTACAGTTGTTAGCTGAACATCGGACTCCGCCTTAATTGCTTGGTCCGATACCCCCTCTGTGCCTTGACTCGCGTTCGCAGTCAACCCGAAAGCAAACAGGAGCATCGTGCTTAGCATAACTGCAATAGCCTTTTTGAACCTCTTCATACTGAAATCCCCTCTCAAATGGTTTAAGGAATTCCCGCTATTCCCCGGATAAACCAGGGTAACTTCTAGGCTGTATGGCTCTATCATAAAACACTTCTAGTTCTAATGGAAGATACTGTGCAAAAAAACATAAAGAGCCGCCTTTTTCGAAAATGGAAAGCCTCAGCAAGCCATTGCGAAAAAAAGCGACTCTTATATATTACTCTACTACGTTAAAAAATGATTAATTTCTAATACTGTAAGCAAAAAGATAAATTATATCCGTTGCACTAATCGAGGTGCCGTCGACCTGAGCCGCTACCCCTGTAAGATCATAATAGTGTGTAGAACCAATGTCACTCAAATATTCTACATTTCTTCCTGTAGATTGTGGAAGGGAAAGAGTCACACTGAATCTCCCGTAATCGTTCGTATACGTAGAAGCCGTTCTGGTACGGTTACCGCTGCCCTCGCTCCAGTTCTGATCCAGCCAAGCGACAGTGACAGGCGCATTAGGAACCAGTTGACCATCCGTTGTTTTAACGACACCATTCACGATCAGGTTGCTGCCTCCGTTAATACGATAATGACGACCGTATGAGTAAGTTGGATAGTCATAATAGCCATTGGAGTTAAAGCTCGTAATTTCGATTTTACCAGCCTTGAGTACCGGTTTCATGGTTAGTGTATACAAATGGTCGGCTGAATACTGACTTGTAGTGTACACTCGCACATAGTAGGTTCCCGTATTCAGGGAAACGTTGTGATTCGTTTGCGGGAGAAGCACCATTTGGTTGCCAGTGAGCACCCCATAAACTTCCGCTTTATAGCCATAGCTCTCCGAGGTACTATCCAGCCTTACATTTACAGCATCATAATTACGACCTACAGGGATCGTGATTTGATACCAATCGTTATCTATACCGGAATGGATGGAGCGTGAGTTAATTGAAGAACCTCCGTTGTTAATTGTAAAATTATAAGCATGAAAGGCGCTCTCATCCGGCTCATATGCATCATATTTGGAGCTTGTAGCCACAGTCAGATAGAAAAGATCATTAATACTTGACCCCTTCTTGGCATGGACTGCAATCGCATAAGCCTTTTCAGATCCAGTCGTGTTGCGGGCTCCTACATTTTCGGGAAGTGATGCAGACCCTTGTTCATAATTGTTAAAATAAGTACCGTAGATGGAATTGTCAATGGCATTGGGATTAATGTCACCTGTCGTCATATCAAACTCATATAAGTACAGGTCATAGTCAAGCTGTGCTGAAAACGGTCCGTCTAATTGAGCCTGCAACAATTCACCGGGCTGCAAGTAGATTGGATATAAAAACTGTGTACCTCCCTCTTCCGTAATCGTACCGGAATATGTTGCGGAGGACGCTGTAGCTGTCGCATTCGCTGATGCTGACTTTGGACTTGCTTTCAGCGAAGGGGTAACTTTCTTTTTCAAAACAGATTTCTGTGGTGTTTGCAAGTTGATATTTTCCGTAATGGCATACACCGAATCTGTAATGCTTGCGGGCTTGTCTGCCCGTGTTAAATCTTTAATGACGCTTTCTTTTTCAGTTGTTAGCTGAAAACTGGACTCCGCTTTAATCGCCTGTTCCGTTTTACCCTCTGTGCTTTGACTCGCGTTCGCAGTCATCCCGAAAGAAAGCAGGAGCACCGTGCTTAGCAACAGCGAAGTTGCCTTTCTGAACCTGTTCATACTAAAATCCCCTCTCGAATGTTTTACTAAATTTCCGCTATTCCCCAGATACATCTGGAAAACTTCTATGCTGTCTATCTCTATCATAAAGCAATTCTGGTTCTAATGGAAGATACTTCTTCAAATATTCTTATTTGTAATCCGTGATAATTTTACACCTCTTTCGGAAGCATACCTGAGGCAATGGACAGAGCACTGAAAATCCCTGTCTACTTTTTTATCCTAAAAATCACGACGAAAAAGGCTCCCCTAATTAAAAGGGAGCCTTCTTTGAGTTTCAAGGTTAATAAACTTGAGCGCACATATAATGTACTTTTCGCAAAACACGTAAAAAGTTATTTTGAGCGCTGTGCTTCAAATCCGCACTCATATAGAGTGCGACCTGCTGTCCTTCTCGGGCCTTCGGGATGTGAACGATTGATTTCAATCCACGCACTCATATAGAGTGCGACCGGGATGCAGTCGCCTATTTTTATCTGGCAAATATTTCAATCCACGCACTCATATAGAGTGCGACTTGATACCTTACCGCCAGATATAAAGCGTGGATTTGAAGAAATTTCAATCCACGCACTCATATAGAGTGCGACCCAAGGACCATAGCGTCATTGCTATCTTTGATTTATTTCAATCCACGCACTCATATAGAGTGCGACTCAACTAAGACAGCATCCATTGTTGTGCTACGGATAACCTATTTCAATCCACGCACTCATATAGAGTGCGACGTGGTTATTTTAGGCTTACCTGTCTCATCAAGTTGATTTCAATCCACGCACTCATATAGAGTGCGACTGTCCTGACACAGGAAGAATTAAAGATAGTCCGCGAACGATTTCAATCCACGCACTCATATAGAGTGCGACGAGGAGGTAGCCTAACGGCTGCCTTTTCCTAAAAATTTCAATCCACGCACTCATATAGAGTGCGACTTCTCGAAATAACTGAGATTGAGTACTTTTTGATGATTTCAATCCACGCACTCATATAGAGTGCGACCACAATAGCGGCTCTATTTGTCTTCGTTTTTCAGCAATTTCAATCCACGCACTCATATAGAGTGCGACTCAGCAATGTCAAAAGCCCGCTTTTTTGCTTCATTATTTCAATCCACGCACTCATATAGAGTGCGACGTTAATCAAACATGTCACGCCAGACACGTTAAGCATTTCAATCCACGCACTCATATAGAGTGCGACGGGGTATATCCCTGGAGCCATAGCGAACAAGGCGATTTCAATCCACGCACTCATATAGAGTGCGACAATGGACAAAGACTGGGACGAATTCATACGTAGAGATTTCAATCCACGCACTCATATAGAGTGCGACGTTTGATCCATCGTGGGATGTGACCGAAAATATGTGATTTCAATCCACGCACTCATATAGAGTGCGACTTATATGATCGGCAAAATCATAGTCGCCGTGGTATTTCAATCCACGCACTCATATAGAGTGCGACTTTACATGGCGGACATCGTACATGTGATAGCCTTCTGGAAATTTCAATCCACGCACTCATATAGAGTGCGACACTTGCCAGCGGTCTCTGATTTCTCGGTGGATCTGACGATTTCAATCCACGCACTCATATAGAGTGCGACAGCGAAAATGCAGTAATTCATACCCTAACGATATCAATTCCACACATTATCGTAAAAACTGATGCCAAATAAGCTTGAATCAACTATTGACTTTTAAGGTTAAATAGCTATTCCAACACTTTTCGACAAATTTCGAGGTGCGAAGGACCCGGGATTTTCATGTGCGCTTGGGGTTCGCACCGAATCGGCTTCTATATGATACCCTACTTTTAATGAGCAGATCAACCAACTTAGTTTCGACACTATTTTACCATAAAAACCCTACCATTCTCTTATTTATACGATATAATAAAAGATATGGATAGTTCTTTTTGACTACAAGGCATATCGAATTACCCATAACATACATAAAAAGGGGAATACAGATGAAGAAGTTAAGCGTATTTATGTTAGTATTATGTTGTTTTTCTATTTTGGCAGCCTGCTCTACCGATCCGGTTAAAAAAGATTTAATTACGTATGTGAATGATGGAATGCTTCCCTTGGCACAAGATGAAAAAGCAGTAACTGACAAGTATGAATCCGTGACCGGAGATAAATACACAGATGATCTAACACTATATAATACTTTAAAAGATAATATTATCCCCGAATATACCAAATTCGTTGATAAGTTAGAAGCTGTAAAGACGGAAACTCCTGAGGTAAGAGCCCTCCACGAAACCTACATCAAGGCCGCTAGTACTCAAAAGGAAGCCTTCATTACGATGGTTGATGCGTTGGATAAACAGGATCTGAACTTAGTCAATGAAAGTAACGCCAAGCTCAGCGAGGGTAGAAAGCTATTCAGAGATTTTCAAGAACAACTCAACACACTTGCCAAAAAGCATGATGTCGAGATGAATAAGAAATAAATTTTAAAGCTCCCGTCAGGGGAGCTTTTTCTATATCTCTTAGGAATACTCGAAGCAAATGACCGCTTTACCCAAATATCTATCATAAAATAAATAGACGGAATCCGCCCCAAATGCTTGAAAATAATATCCCGTGAAAGAACCGATATAGGTAAAAGTCTCGCCATTGGCACATTTAGGTACATGAAGCAAGTTCGTATGTTCGAACTGGAGCATCTCTTCGATAGATTCACCATATTCCTTTATATAGCTTTGGGCCTCTTCGGACTGAAATGCGATATCATCCAATATACCGTTGACTTCAGGGAAACTCAGTCCCCAACCACTCGATTGTTTGTCCTCAAAATCGCGGGTGAGTTCTTCTACAGACTCTTTGGCATCTCCTAAAGAGGAATAAGGATAAATGTTGTTATTTTGCAGGAAAAACGCTTTGCGGGATTGGTAGTCTTGTTCATTAGCTATATACGCACGCTCCACTTCATCCAGAGACATGATTTTCCTTTTCATGCGTAGATATGCTTTATCCCCGGTGGATTTCAGCGTTTCATAGGCAGCTTCCAACTGCTCTTTCTGATGAAGGATAAAATAATCCCAATCCGCTTCGAATTTGTATTTACCATCCATCACATTGAACCCCAGCATATCTTCCTTCGTAAATGTGGTGTGAAATGACTGGGTATCCTCACCTACACTGCCCTCGTGAATTTCTTTTACGGAAACAAAATGCAACCACTCGTCCTGCTCCGGGAACAAAAATTGAAGATTAATCGAGCAAATCGGCAAAAAATGCTTCCGATAATGTTCAAGATCGCCAACAAATACGTCCTCATATGCTGGAAAATGTTTGATGTATTTCTCGGGTATATTCATATTTCCTCCTACATTGTGTGATTATCCGTCAGCTTTTCGACCCGAAACGTTCCTTCATAGGATGTGACGCTGTACAGCTCATCAAACCCTTCTTCGTAGCTCGGAACTTCAAGCTTACTCATGACGCTTTTAATACCGATCTCAGGAATAAGCTCTTTACCTGTTCGTTTCTCATTACGCTTGATGGATCCTACAAAATCGGGTTCAAAATAGTAGCCTATAATTTTAAATCCCTTATTTTTTGAAACAGCTATATATTTTTTCCGTTCCTCGACTGTCGGATTCGTATTGTCTACAACAAAGCGCTGCATTGTTTCGATGGAGGCTTGTAGGTAAATATTTTCCCTGTTCCGTGTTTTAAGCATGTCTAAATTTATTCTCATATGTGTTTTAAAGAAATACTCCTTATAAAATGTCGACTTTCCTGAAGCCTGGATTCCTATAAAAATGACACATTCCAACTCTCACACATCCTTGTCCAAGTAGACATATTGGTAGATGTAGTTTGTTTCTGATAGCCTCACCTTTGCGATACTGTTGCTTGGTAATACATACCCCGCGCTTTTGCCAAACGGAAGATCATTCCAATTCACTCCTTTTTCCACAAACAGCTTATCTTTCGGTTGTTTTCCAAAAACCATGTTGTACTTTGCCAGGCTTGATATCCTGACGTTCGATACGTAACTCATTGCGCTTCTCGTCTTCTAAATGTGCGCAACACGCAGCATCATGGAAGCTTCCATTCCATTTCTCAGCCGCACTGCCTCTGCAATACACCAAGGACAAATGGCTTCATAGGACTGTGAGCCACATCCATTTTTGTTGAATATCCATCTTATATGCATGTCCTCCTCTATGATGTATGGTCTATACCCATTTCCTTGAATTGTAACAAACGGGTTTGAAATTCGCTATAAGTGGGCCGTCTACTTTCTGTTGTGTTGGTTCAATGCGATTACGATGGTGACAATTAATCCGATCAACGCAACCAGCAGCGTACCGAACATCATCATTAATGTCAAAGCATCTTTAACCTCTACAGCCCTCACATCCTTTGCAGGAGACTAGCCAACTGCCCACCCAAGCCATTTTGTCGTCAGCGTAGCAACTATACCTATGGTTTGTTATGTACGGGCATACATTTCCTCTTCTACTCTTTCAATCGCTTGAATCAACGTCATGTGAGGGTCCTCACGCTTATACTGAATGGCCTGCTCGCCTGTACCTCCAGCATCACACCATTCCCAGTACATATGCACATCTACGGATTCCAGAAAATATACAGATAAAGCTTCGACCGGATTCATAGCATACATAGCCATAAAGGTTTCATTCGAGAGTAGCTCATAACGTAGGTATTCATCTTTCATCAGGTAGAGCAGACTCCGGACTGCCTGATCATTCACATTAATGATACGACGGATAAACGCATTGCGTCTTTCAACGGTATTCAGTATGATTTGCATAGCATGACGAATCTGTACAGCTTCCGGACTGATTTTGAGCAGATGAATTAAATCATTAGTGGTTAGATTCGGGTTCCAGGGGGCTGGTTCAATAATCCGTGTCCATGCATCGTTATGCCCTCTTTCAAAAACCTGAATCGCGTCCGAAACATCGACACCGATGGTTTGCCATTTTCGATTGAGCGCATCCACAATATGATAGTAGTGCAGCTCCGCTGCTTCCTGCTCTCCCTTTTCCTGCTCCCACACGGGATTCATGCGTACAATGTCCTTGATCGCTTGCACATTCGCTTTCAGTTTTTCAGTCATAGGTATCATCCTCCATTGAAATTCTGGTAAAATGGCAATAGCAAAGCTAAGGGTATGTTGGATACATCCCTTTGGGAAGATAGCATGTCAATCCCGAATATGCCCTTAAGGTCATAAAATAAATATAACCCTATGGTCATATTTTGTCAACGATGTATGGAGGAAATCCAAATGTTAAAAATCAGAATCAAACTAAAGGAAATTCTCAAAGAAAAAGGTATCACTCAAAAACAATTAGAAGAACTATCCGGTGTTTCACAGGCAAGGATATCCAAACTAAGCAGTGATAACCGACAAGAAGTAAACTTGCTTATGCTTGAAAAGATCGCTCATGCTCTGGAGATCAAAGACATTTCCGTGTTAATGCAGTTTGAAGAAACAGAATAGCGTGGTTTGTGCATGTTAACGTGGGAGTACATTAAGGAGTCTGTTTTCAAAACGGGCTTCTTTTTTGTGTTCCACTTTTTAGAGTGGTGTTCCGAACAGTTCCACGTCTATAAAAATGTTAGTTCATTATGAACCTATTTCCGTTTTACAACCAGCACAAGAAGGCTTGCCAAACTACTAGGGCAAACCTTTTTGTGTATTTTAATGAAAAATGAGGAACGTCATAGCTGTGCTACATGTGTGGTATGAGAAATACGTGCTTTCAATTCACGCTGCTACGTAAGGAGCGAAATTGAAAGAGCAGAAGACGGATATATGGAGTGGAAATTTCAATCCACGCTCCTACATAAGGAGCGACTTGAATCGTTGGGTTCAGTTCTCCGATACGCAGTATATATTTCAATCCACGCTCCTACATAAGGAGCGACAGCACGCGTTACAAAGCCTTACCCAGCTAGGCTTTGTAAACGCTTTTTCGCGAATCTCTTTTTAACTCACCAATAAATGTTAAAAACCACACCCTAAATTCGCTGAATCCCTTGTCTGGCGCGGGGTGCGAGTGTTCCGGGGATTTCATGTGCACTTGGGGTTCGCACTCAAGTCTATGAAACCCATGCCTCGTTCTGTTATAAATTCTTTTTCAATTCCTGATCCTTTTGTTGCTCACTCAAATGCTGTAGTTCCTTGCTGTCATACAATAGACTCAGTTGGGGCTCGAAATTATCACCTTGTAAATCAAGCAAAATTTCTGTATCTTCTATCTCCCATGCTGCCTGATAATGCAATTCACCTGTCGCTACAGCCATTCCCCATTGGCTTGGTGTATCTTTGTATAACTCTCCCTTCCAAAGGGTATCATCACTGCTAGGCTTGCCGTATTTCTCCGTTAGGCTCTTTTTTTAAGTCATTATAATTTTCAATATAATCATTCTTATTCGTATGTTTTTCTGTAACTAAATAACCTGCACGAACCAATTGATCATCCACAAAAAAGTACATGAGTCCGCTTTCCAGTCCCAATATCTTGGAATAATAGGCAATCGACTCATGATCTTCTTCCTCAACCTTCATATCTTCAGATGCCTTTACTTGTTCTTTACTCATCCCCCAGCCTACGTTGCGAAATGAAATTTTACCTTGATATCCCTTGTTTTCAGTCGCTACCGTCTCATGCACAGATGAACTGGCAGAGTCTCCTGATGCATTTGAACTTGTAGCACTCTCTGTACTTGTGGTACCGCTCTTGGAAGTAGTACAGCCCGATAGAACGACTCCTGCTACGCATAAACATAAAAATACCTTTTTTATAAACTGACCCCTTTACCGAATATATACCAAAACTCTACCATGTCTTTGGTAATGGGTCTATAGTAATGATCATACAAACCATTTTTCAGCTATCTATTCCCCAACCATTACGTTATAATGATCTCAACTATTTTATTCCGATGTGAAAAGGGTGATATATATGAGTCAAGCTTCAGCCTCGATTCCCCGTCCGTTGGTCAGGGCTAATCAATGGGTGATTGTGCTGTCTGTGGTCTTTACCTGGATTACAGGGGCGTATGGGGTGTTAGCTATTCCACTGATTGCGGGGTTGCTCGGTGTGCTATTCAACTTCAATCCGGTGATGCGGGTAGCCAAGCTATTTTTAAAGAAAAGCCCATCCTCATATGTGCAGGAGGACCGGGGACAGCAAAGATTTAATCAGCTCCTTGCCGTCTTTTTTCTGCTGGTGGCTCTGGCAGGGTTTACGTTCCAATGGAGTATTGTCGCTTATGTGTCCTCAGCGATGGTGCTGGTGGCGGCATTGGTCGCTATTCTGGGCTTTTGTGTCGGATGCTTTATTCTCTACCAATGGTCCCAATATCAATATCGGAGAAGAAATCACGTATAGATTGCCTTCCCTTCATCCTATTTTGCAACAATCGTATCCTCAAATACAAAAACAGAGATGGCTATATCTTCCTCCACCTTAATATCCGAAAAGAGGTGCAGCAGTCGGGAATCCATGTAATCCTCCAGTTCTTTGTTGAACTGTACGGGATAGATTTTCTGAACCATTTTAGTTCGGGCTGCATGCACCATCTCTTTCCCGGCAACCTCTTGTGCCAGAAACTTTTCAGAAGGGGTTAAATTACCGTACAGCATCGTGATGGCCATGTTATCTACAAAGGTTGTATGTATGCGTTCCGGGCCTTTTCCAAATAGCTCTTTACGTACTTTTCGAATAATTTCGTTAAAACCCGTTTCCTTTCTCATATCGCACCGCTCTCCTAAACCTACTAAAATCCTTGTTACTATTTCCATCATAACCGATTCCTCTCATATAAAACAGAGATTGAAGGAAAGTGATTTTTGGAACATACTTTGTTACCTATTTTTCGTATTGATAAAAAAGTTACCTGAAGCCGATGAAACCTAATATTCATCTAGCATCCTCATCGTATCGAAAACAACTCCTTTTTATACACTCTAACGATATCGTGTGAAGCTCGTCAAATCTTGAATTATAGCTTAACCACAAGCTTCTACGTTGTTTCACCTCATCTGATAATTGGAATGTAATTTTTTGTTCGCTATCTTCAATACGTTCAATTTGGTTGTCTACTGCAAATACATTTTCGGCAAAGCATTTGGAATTTCCATAAATAATAAATATATCTCTCTCATGTAACCCCTGGACTGTTTAATTTGTTACTCTTTTTATTTTTGCTCTAACAGGGACCATGAATGAATGAGAACTTAAGACTCAAATCCCTCCAAAAGGCGAATTTCCCATCACAGAATATGGGAAGAAAATGAACCCTCACCTTGTAAGCGATGGGTGATTGGGGCATAGCTCATGTGCAGCATTTAAACAAGCTTTATGGGGAAGATCCATTTATGGAATCATTCAAAGTTAAAGAAGAGTTTGTCGAGACAAAATAATCCCCAAATAAAATAAAACCTCACAATATGAGCATTTAATCAATATTGCTCCTAATGAGAGGTTTTAAACAATCAACTAGCGTATCCCGTTAGTTGAGCCATAAATCATCGTTTATTATCACTTTGGGAAACTAGATATCCTCTGACGGATTTATAATCGCCAGAACCTGATGATCCTCCCACTCTCCGTTGATCTTTACGTTGCTTCGAGAGATGCCTTCTTTGTGAAAGCCAGCCTTCTCAAGCACACGGATTGATCCTGGATTCCGAGGAGAGGCTTCCCCGACGATCCGATGAAACTTTAGCTCATCGAAAGCGTAGCGAACGACCTGCTTCACCGCCTCCGTCGTATAGCCCTTGCCGTTATAAGCTTGGTCTAGGCTGTATCCGATCATACAGCTCTGAAGCGGTCCCCTCACCACAAAAGATAGATCTATGCTACCTATAATCCGGTCGTCCTCCTTGTGGCATACCACGAAGGAATATCTCCGATCCTCCATCATGTCGGCCTTGCTCTTAATAATCTTCTGGAGTTGGTGCTCCTCTGTATAGTGCTCCTCTAGGTTGTTTGGCGAAAACTTATCAAAGAACTCCCGATTACGCTTGTACATTGCTGTCAATTCTGCGACGTCCGCCTCTTCAGAGAACCGGACGTATACTTGCTGCTCCGACATCTGCACCATCCTTCCAAACTATGATATTGAGAGAATTATATCACAGGATGAAGATTCGGAAATTGGTTTGATGAGCGGTGTATATCAGCATCATTTTTTATTAAAAAATTTTATATTTGAATCAATTTCATAAATGATAAGCCAACGAAATGTATACTACATATAGACAAACTAAACCATTTTGATCTATATGTACTCTTTATTAAAGCTACTGAGGGTATTATGAAATGGATTCATTTAGATATGATATTGACTTTTAAATTCGAAAATCTCATCAACAGCTTGATGATACCCACCTGATTTTTTAAAGGATTCCCTAATATTTGCGACAGAGTTCTTGAAAGATGAGAGACTTAACACATGATCTACGGCTTCACGTAGTTGATTTGCAGTCAAGCTTTGCATTTGTAATTGAATGCCTGCTCCGATATTGGCGACTTGCCCCGCAATGATCGGCTGATCCGCGCTTTGTGGGATAACAATTAGCGGAACTCCGTAATAGAGACCTTCATTGGTACTGTTCATTCCACCATGTGTAATAAATAATTTAGTGTATTGCAGTACATCAGTTTGTGGAACATAATTTTTTACGATGAAGTTTTTAGGAATTTCCCCTAAATCAGAAATTCGGGTTTTATTCCCAATAGACATGACAATAGTATGATCCGTGTTCCCAAATGCCTCAAAACAAAGCTTATAGAAATCAATTGCTTGGTTAAAGACTGTACCCAGTGAAATGTAAATGGGTTTTTTTTCCTGGATTGCAGTTAAGTCGAAGTTTTCTTGAGTTAATCGTGAAGAGATGGATGGACCTACAAATTTATAAGTTTGGTCGAATGCTTCTACATAAGGCTGAAACTCCCTGGTTGTATAAACGATTGTAAGTGGTGCAGGATTACAAAACACTTCGTAAGGAGAATGGATCTCCACATCATATTTTTCCTTCATCATTACCGTCAGGCTTTGAAATTTATCCATTATAGATTTAACTATTTCTGTAGGGACTTGTATAGAAAATTGTTCTAACATTTTATCGAATGATACTTTTGTCTGCGCAAAAGAAGTACAAGAGTTGATTGCAGGAAGCTTAAGAATTTGAGCAAGTAAACGTCCACAACCAAACATGGAATCATGGATGATGTAATCAAAATGCTCTCCTTTGATCTGTTCAAGAACACTTGGTATGACTATATCTGCCGTAAGTAAAAGACCGTTGATTCTTTCGAGTAAATAATCTCTTCCACCTGAGATAAAGGCTTTTATAAATTTTTGATCGTCAAATGTTCGTACTGAAGCTCCTGTCTTCTCAATACGCTCCCGAGAAGCTTCTATAGAAAAGTACACTACC carries:
- a CDS encoding siderophore biosynthesis protein, with the protein product MNIPEKYIKHFPAYEDVFVGDLEHYRKHFLPICSINLQFLFPEQDEWLHFVSVKEIHEGSVGEDTQSFHTTFTKEDMLGFNVMDGKYKFEADWDYFILHQKEQLEAAYETLKSTGDKAYLRMKRKIMSLDEVERAYIANEQDYQSRKAFFLQNNNIYPYSSLGDAKESVEELTRDFEDKQSSGWGLSFPEVNGILDDIAFQSEEAQSYIKEYGESIEEMLQFEHTNLLHVPKCANGETFTYIGSFTGYYFQAFGADSVYLFYDRYLGKAVICFEYS
- a CDS encoding AAA family ATPase, translating into MECVIFIGIQASGKSTFYKEYFFKTHMRINLDMLKTRNRENIYLQASIETMQRFVVDNTNPTVEERKKYIAVSKNKGFKIIGYYFEPDFVGSIKRNEKRTGKELIPEIGIKSVMSKLEVPSYEEGFDELYSVTSYEGTFRVEKLTDNHTM
- a CDS encoding putative holin-like toxin produces the protein MRAVEVKDALTLMMMFGTLLVALIGLIVTIVIALNQHNRK
- a CDS encoding helix-turn-helix transcriptional regulator, which produces MLKIRIKLKEILKEKGITQKQLEELSGVSQARISKLSSDNRQEVNLLMLEKIAHALEIKDISVLMQFEETE
- a CDS encoding DUF4395 domain-containing protein gives rise to the protein MSQASASIPRPLVRANQWVIVLSVVFTWITGAYGVLAIPLIAGLLGVLFNFNPVMRVAKLFLKKSPSSYVQEDRGQQRFNQLLAVFFLLVALAGFTFQWSIVAYVSSAMVLVAALVAILGFCVGCFILYQWSQYQYRRRNHV
- a CDS encoding DUF2294 domain-containing protein, which produces MRKETGFNEIIRKVRKELFGKGPERIHTTFVDNMAITMLYGNLTPSEKFLAQEVAGKEMVHAARTKMVQKIYPVQFNKELEDYMDSRLLHLFSDIKVEEDIAISVFVFEDTIVAK
- a CDS encoding GNAT family protein is translated as MSEQQVYVRFSEEADVAELTAMYKRNREFFDKFSPNNLEEHYTEEHQLQKIIKSKADMMEDRRYSFVVCHKEDDRIIGSIDLSFVVRGPLQSCMIGYSLDQAYNGKGYTTEAVKQVVRYAFDELKFHRIVGEASPRNPGSIRVLEKAGFHKEGISRSNVKINGEWEDHQVLAIINPSEDI
- a CDS encoding macrolide family glycosyltransferase; this translates as MARVLFINGGSEGHINPTIGVVQELISRGEEVVYFSIEASRERIEKTGASVRTFDDQKFIKAFISGGRDYLLERINGLLLTADIVIPSVLEQIKGEHFDYIIHDSMFGCGRLLAQILKLPAINSCTSFAQTKVSFDKMLEQFSIQVPTEIVKSIMDKFQSLTVMMKEKYDVEIHSPYEVFCNPAPLTIVYTTREFQPYVEAFDQTYKFVGPSISSRLTQENFDLTAIQEKKPIYISLGTVFNQAIDFYKLCFEAFGNTDHTIVMSIGNKTRISDLGEIPKNFIVKNYVPQTDVLQYTKLFITHGGMNSTNEGLYYGVPLIVIPQSADQPIIAGQVANIGAGIQLQMQSLTANQLREAVDHVLSLSSFKNSVANIRESFKKSGGYHQAVDEIFEFKSQYHI